The Panicum hallii strain FIL2 chromosome 9, PHallii_v3.1, whole genome shotgun sequence genome has a window encoding:
- the LOC112877890 gene encoding ADP-ribosylation factor-like protein 8a has product MGFWEAFLNWLRSLFFKQEMELSLIGLQNAGKTSLVNVIATGGFSEDMIPTVGFNMRKVTKGNVTIKLWDLGGQPRFRSMWERYCRAVSAIVYVVDAADRENMAIAKGELHDLLSKPSLTGIPLLVIGNKIDKPEAFPKQSFTEVMGLKTITDREVACFMISCKNSTNIDSVIDWLVKHSKKKN; this is encoded by the exons ATGGGGTTCTGGGAGGCCTTCCTCAACTGGCTCCGCAG CCTATTTTTCAAGCAAGAGATGGAGCTTTCCTTGATAGGGCTCCAAAATGCTGGGAAAACATCACTTGTGAATGTCATTGCT ACTGGTGGCTTTAGTGAGGATATGATTCCTACTGTAGGATTCAATATGAGAAAGGTAACCAAAGGAAATGTCACAATAAAATTGTGGGATCTTGGAGGCCAACCAAGATTCCGGAGCATGTGGGAGAGATACTGCCGTGCAGTTTCTGCAATTGT GTATGTTGTTGACGCGGCAGATCGAGAAAACATGGCCATTGCAAAAGGCGAGCTCCATGACCTCCTGAGCAAGCCATCTTTGACTGGGATCCCGTTACTAGTCATTGGCAATAAAATTGATAAGCCTGAAGCTTTCCCTAAGCAAAGCTTCACTGAAGTCAT GGGCCTAAAGACAATCACTGACCGAGAAGTGGCATGCTTCATGAtatcatgcaagaactcgaccaACATCGATTCCGTCATCGACTGGCTGGTGAAGCACTCGAAAAAGAAGAATTGA